A genomic segment from Triplophysa dalaica isolate WHDGS20190420 chromosome 22, ASM1584641v1, whole genome shotgun sequence encodes:
- the hnrnpdl gene encoding heterogeneous nuclear ribonucleoprotein D-like, translating to MLTEDQTDFSTDEFPEGSKINASKNLQDDGKMFIGGLSWDTSKKDLADYLSKFGEVLDCTIKTDPMTGRSRGFGFVLFRDAESVDKVLELQEHKLDGKLIDPKRAKAIQGKEPPKKVFIGGLSPDTSEDQIREYFGAFGEIENIELPTDTKTNERRGFCFITYVSEDPVEKLLENRYHEIGSGKCEIKVAQPKEVYRQQQNRGNRGFGGGRGGVRGRGRGGQSQGYNQGYNNYYGQNYGGYGNGYNQGYNGYSGYDYSGYNYQNYGYGQGYDDYNGQQSSYGKASRDGGNHQNSYQPY from the exons ATGCTGACCGAAGACCAGACCGACTTCAGCACAGATGAGTTTCCAGAGGGATCGAAAATAAATGCTAGTAAAAACCTGCAAGATGACGG GAAAATGTTTATTGGTGGACTCAGCTGGGACACCAGCAAGAAAGACCTTGCTGATTATCTATCGAAGTTTGGTGAAGTCTTGGACTGCACCATTAAAACAGATCCTATGACTGGACGCTCCAGGGGATTTGGATTTGTGCTCTTCAGAGATGCTGAGAGTGTTGATAAG GTGTTAGAGTTACAGGAACACAAGCTGGATGGGAAACTAATCGATCCAAAAAGAGCCAAGGCAATTCAGGGTAAGGAACCTCCCAAGAAAGTGTTTATTGGTGGTTTAAGTCCGGACACTTCCGAAGATCAGATCCGGGAATACTTTGGAGCTTTTGGGGAA ATTGAAAATATTGAGCTGCCCACAGACACTAAAACAAACGAAAGGCGAGGTTTCTGCTTTATAACATACGTTTCAGAGGACCCAGTTGAGAAACTTCTGGAGAACAGATACCATGAAATTGGATCAGGAAAG TGTGAAATCAAAGTTGCTCAGCCCAAAGAAGTGTACAGGCAGCAGCAAAACAGAGGAAACAGGGGCTTTGGAGGAGGGCGAGGAGGTGTCAGAGGCCGAGGAAGAGGAG GACAGAGTCAAGGCTACAATCAAGGATATAACAACTACTATGGCCAGAACTATGGAGGCTATGGAAACGGATACAACCAAGGCTATAATGGATATTCTGGCTATGACTATTCTGGGTATAATTATCAGAATTATGGATATGGACAAGGCTATGATGATTACAATG GTCAACAGAGCAGTTATGGCAAGGCCTCACGGGATGGTGGAAACCATCAGAATAGCTACCAACCATATTGA